Proteins from a genomic interval of Antedon mediterranea chromosome 5, ecAntMedi1.1, whole genome shotgun sequence:
- the LOC140049736 gene encoding L-rhamnose-binding lectin ELEL-1-like gives MKITVSLYLLAIFFTANAEIVTQYVCEGSTLKINCGNEKINVISAAYGRSVSYSERCYASISKPPSTSCLATSSVLNVNQFCQSQSSCNVHASNSVFGDPCVSTYKYLQVTYECK, from the exons ATGAAGATCACTGTTTCTCTCTACCTCTTAGCAATTTTCTTCACAGCAA ATGCTGAAATTGTTACTCAATATGTTTGTGAGGGCAGTACATTGAAGATAAATTGTGGGAATGAAAAGATTAATGTGATTTCTGCTGCTTACGGACGCTCCGTGTCTTACAGTGAACGATGTTACGCCTCCATCTCAAAGCCACCTAGCACTTCGTGTCTTGCAACTTCATCCGTCTTAAATGTTAACCAGTTCTGTCAGAGTCAGTCGTCATGTAATGTCCACGCAAGTAATAGTGTGTTTGGTGACCCATGTGTCTCTACATACAAGTACCTACAAGTAACATACGAATGTAAGTAA
- the LOC140049735 gene encoding uncharacterized protein, protein MTQSELSIDLLEKCISEIRIWMAKNFLKLNDDKTEYILFGSQQQLEKIPSRRVSIGNFCTKNTTQVGNLGVILDSNMTMTAHISKITSASSYHLRNIRGIRKYLNRAAAEQLVHAFVSSRLDMSCGDEKNPWWYAQLDSSKPISKVVIYNREDCCGERLIGAEIRVGDDNKSPFNENAQCGATLTSAMIGSNPIEVICNKPIKGKYISVRLPGKKCLTLCEVEIYESVLVTHFVGAKQSSTRGAGGDANRAIDGNTNSIFNQNSCSHTAGESDKNPWWYADLGTPKPISKIVLYNRQDCCADRLIDAQVRVGNTSKSPFTDNVPCGSTVTSTMIESNPIEIVCNKPITGKYITVYLPGTKILTICEVEVYAGIW, encoded by the exons ATGACACAGAGTGAATTATCAATTGATTTGCTTGAAAAATGTATCTCTGAAATTCGTATCTGGATGGccaaaaactttttaaaacttaatgatGATAAGACTGAGTACATTCTATTTGGTTCGCAACAACAATTAGAGAAAATTCCATCTAGGAGGGTTTCCATTGGTAACTTTTGTACTAAAAATACTACACAAGTTGGAAATCTTGGTGTAATTCTGGATTCTAATATGACAATGACGGCTCATATTTCTAAAATTACGTCTGCATCGTCATATCATTTAAGAAATATTCGAGGCATCAGAAAATACTTAAATCGTGCAGCTGCTGAGCAACTTGTACATGCATTTGTTAGTTCGCGTCTCGATATGT CTTGTGGAGATGAAAAAAATCCTTGGTGGTATGCGCAGTTAGACTCATCGAAACCTATTTCAAAAGTTGTGATATATAACAGAGAAGACTGTTGTG gTGAAAGGTTAATTGGTGCTGAAATTCGAGTTGGAGATGACAACAAGTCACCCTTTAATGAAAATGCACAATGTGGAGCTACTCTTACATCAGCTATGATTGGTTCAAACCCCATTGAAGTTATATGTAACAAGCCAATCAAAGGAAAGTACATCAGTGTTCGTCTTCCTGGAAAAAAATGTCTTACTCTCTGTGAAGTTGAAATTTATG AGAGTGTATTAGTGACCCATTTTGTAGGAGCGAAACAAAGTTCAACACGTGGCGCAGGAGGTGACGCTAATAGGGCCATTGATGGAAACacaaattcaatatttaatcaaaattcATGTTCCCACACTG CTGGTGAAAGTGACAAAAATCCTTGGTGGTATGCCGATTTAGGAACTCCGAAACCTATTTCAaagattgttttatataacagaCAAGACTGTTGTG CTGACAGGTTAATTGATGCTCAAGTTCGTGTTGGCAATACAAGCAAGTCCCCTTTTACTGATAATGTTCCATGCGGCAGTACTGTAACATCAACTATGATTGAGTCAAATCCCATCGAAATTGTATGTAACAAACCAATCACAGGAAAGTACATAACTGTATATCTCCCAGGAACAAAGATTCTCACTATTTGTGAAGTTGAAGTTTACGCAG GTATTTGGTAA